The Cryptococcus decagattii chromosome 1, complete sequence genome includes a region encoding these proteins:
- a CDS encoding thioredoxin, with protein MAGGIQNITSTAEFDAIVRSLPPSRLLVADFYAQWCGPCHAIAPVLEQLAGAYKHVTFVKIDVDQQRELASRFRITAMPTFKLLKGGKEVDQLRGASPPQLSQLISRHAGTAPPPTAAASSGSRSQAATGEITESLLKQVISKGLHCLNEAKEHPLSSILGPEKGPRGNSYLESDVDPELLISIPFQDPVKLKAISIFSVISPSQAPKTVKLFINQPNIGFDEAENEAPVQELILTPEQVKGDKIQLRFVRFQNVRSLHILVKDNQENEETTRIDSIDVYGAQGEKLDPSVTSQSSAGGGSMLEKLLASGK; from the exons ATGGCCGGTGGTATTCAAAACATTACATCCACAGCGG AGTTTGACGCTATCGTCCGTTCATTACCCCCCTCACGTTTGCTTGTCGCGG ACTTCTATGCC CAATGGTGTGGACCTTGCCACGCCATCGCACCTGTGTTAGAGCAGCTGGCTGGCGCT TATAAACACGTCACATTTGTT AAAATAGACGTAGATCAACAAAGAGAACTTGCCTCAAGGTTCAGAATAACTGCTATGCCAACTTTCAAGCTCTTGAAAGGCGGTAAAGAGGTTGACCAG CTGCGAGGCGCCTCTCCCCCTCAGCTCAGCCAATTGATCTCTCGGCACGCGGGGACTGCGCCCCCTCCCACGGCGGCCGCCAGCTCCGGCTCCCGATCGCAAGCAGCTACAGGTGAAATAACGGAATCTCTCCTGAAGCAGGTCATATCAAAGGGGCTCCACTGCCTCAATGAAGCCAAAGAACATCCTCTGTCTTCTATTCTCGGACCTGAGAAGGGTCCTCGAGGCAACTCCTACCTTGAATCGGATGTTGATCCTGAACTCCTCATATCCATACCTTTTCAAGACCCCGTTAAGCTGAAAGCAATCTCGATCTTTTCTGTTATCAGCCCTTCCCAAGCACCCAAAACAGTAAAATTGTTTATTAACCAGCCCAACATCGGTTTCGATGAAGCGGAAAATGAGGCTCCGGTGCAAGAACTCATTTTGACCCCAGAGCAAGTCAAAGGAGACAAAATCCAGCTGCGGTTTGTGAGGTTTCAGAACGTGAGAAGCTTGCATATCTTAGTAAAGGACAATCAAGAGAACGAGGAGACTACCAGAATTGACTCGATTGATGTGTATGGTGCTC AGGGTGAAAAACTCGACCCAAGTGTCACTTCACAGTCTTCCGCTGGTGGCGGCAGCATGCTCGAGAAGCTCTTAGCTTCGGGTAAATAA
- a CDS encoding cyanate hydratase, whose protein sequence is MFNLPYHSINKPEVWTTALFYGQATTDNNTAEAILKTLGGEQHWADYNDKLEPGQEKIDAKRVLNGLSGNGEENMGVKGMITRGATFEVPPKDPVLYRLYEVLVVYGYSYKALIYEKFGDGIMSAIDFRTSLERKKDPKGDRVVITLDGKFLPYSDPSAWGTQ, encoded by the exons ATGTTCAACCTCCCATACCACT CCATCAATAAGCCTGAAGTATGGACCACTGCTCTTTTTTATGGTCAAGCAACCACCGATAACAATACGGCCGAAGCTATTTTGAAGACTTTAGGAGGCGAGCAGCACTGGGCCGATTATAATGATAAGTTGGAGCCCGGTCAGGAAAAGATTGATGCCAAGAGGGTTCTGAATGGGTTATCCGGCAATGGTGAAGAAAATATGGGCGTGAAGGGCATGATCACGAGAGGCGCAACTTTTGAGGTTCCTCCCAAA GATCCAGTACTCTACAGGCTTTACGAAGTGCTGGTTGTTTATGGCTACTCTTACAAAGCTCTTATCTATGAAAAG TTCGGTGACGGCATTATGTCAGCCATTG ATTTCCGTACTTCTCTAGAGCGCAAGAAGGATCCCAAGGGGGATCGTGTTGTGATCACATTGGATGGCAAG TTTCTTCCTTACTCTGACCCGTCTGCTTGGGGTACACAATAA